TCTTCGAATACCATCGATGCTTTTTTATTCTTGTTTGTACGTACCCTATGTTCTCCTCGCCGTGTAAAAGACCCCCGATAATCAATGGATACGTGGGATCTAAGTGAGTAATAAGTTCGCACGGTATTGCTTCGATCTCGACACGTACATACATGCCGGGTCGATAACCTTCCAACTGTACCCTCACATCATCGTCTATTCCTTCGAATTCTGATTTATTCAGATTCGCTTGTCTTTCAACTTCCAATTTTAGTTCGTCGTAATACGTTTTAGATTCCCCGTTGTCGTACTCCAGATCGAATTGCTCTTtcaatttcttcttcttttcgagaagcttcttcttttcttccatTTCGACCGACGTTGTCTCTTTTGCTGGTTCTGCTTCGTGTTTCTCACCAGTTTCCAAATCCTCGAAGTCTCCGTATAACTCCTCGTCATTTATGTCATCCAACTTTAACAACTCTTCCGCGTCTTCCGATTCTTTCCATTTTCCAGTAACAAAACGATTCATCACGAGCACCTTGTTTTCATCACAAGACCAATCTCGTTCAGTTCCCGGAAAAAATATACACTCTTCTTTATTTTGCAGTTCCCGTTCTTGTATCTTTCGTTTTTGTCTTTCACGAACTACATGGAAAATCCCGCCTATTTCTTCGGTTTCGCCCATTTCCTCATCCtctccttcttctttctcttcttctacGTAGTTTCTATCGAATACTCCGTAAACGATTTTCATAAAATTCTTATTATTTCGTTGACGATCTTGAAACGCTTCTTTCGCTTTTTCAGCCAAATTAGACTTCCATTTTAACTCGTCTACGATCTCCTCTTCGCTTTCAATTTTGTCATTTTCATCCAAGTTATCAATTTCGTTGCTTTCACTCTCTTCCTTGAAAATTTCACGTTCAGACTCAACTTCTTCTTCGGAATCATCCATTTCTAATCTATCCCGAGAATCTTCGTCGCTAAATTCGTCGAAACTTTCGCTGTCACTgtttgcttttttattttttttattcgagCATGCATTTAATCGGTTCAATGCTTCGGTAAtcttattttttattaaaatgtCCGATTCTTTGCTTAAAGAATGATAAATATCCacgttatttaatattttcgaaCCACTAGATTTCGTCGAACTCGAGGGAATTTGTTTCGCATTAGAGGTATCGTCATCATCTTCATCGTTAACTTCAGAGTCGGAATTAGCCGACGAGCTTCTCCTCCTTTTTAGTTTACTTTCTAATTTTAAATCTCCTTCGCTTTTTCTTTTGATGCTTCTTTCCATACGCATTATCCCATTGATATTACCCTCATTTTCTTCGCTCAATTTCATATCTTCGACGTTCTCATCGCTGTCCTCTTGAGAATATTCGGTTTTCTCGACATCATTTTCATTTCCTTCTTCTCGATAGCTACTCACTTCCTCGTTCTGGATATCCTCACGATCACTGTCATCCGACACATCGGAAGATTTCATTAACGACTCagaatcaggaaacagaacctTTCTTCTAATCCTACCATTATCGACTACAGTTTCTCCTCTATAACTGTCGAAATTTTCATTTACATCCTGCGATTTTATCGCCGCGGTATTACTAAATAACTGCAATTCGCTGTATTGCAACTTTTGATCTAACGTTTCTTGAGTGTCCATTAGAGCTCCGACCAAACCCGTCTCATCTTCCTGATGCGAATGACTTCCACCCAATTCAACGTAAACAGCGTCTTTATCGTATACTATACCTCCGACGCCGGAGAAAGGTGCATAAATTAGTCGTTCCTTTTCCAGCAGCGCACGCTTTTTCAGCTCTTCCGGCAATGGGCACGGATCTGGCAGAAAACTAATGTCCTTAATTTTTACATCCCCGCAGCCAGGTATATGTATGGACGTTTCCTTGTTCATAGGGATCCCCCTTATGTACCTTTTCGAAGTTAAAAGGAAATTAGTATGAAAAGTTTCAGGTAAAATGTATTTCTATCATGTATTACAAGTTTTGCATACCCGTATAAGCTTATGGTTCTATCAACTTTTGGATTTTGTCTGATCAATTCTGGAGCCGTCAAATCTTCTACTCTATCTGCGAGAATGTAAGGGTGCATGGTACGCCAAGTTAAAGGCCTAAACTTCATAACGGATATAAACCTGGATAAATTTTTAACTTCTGTGCGTAAATATTCTCCATGGACCAGTCCCGACAGATAGAATAACTTTGCTCCGGCGTAAACTTCCGTCCAAAATCTTTGTTTCAATGTTTTCTTAGTCCGTCTCAATTGCTTTGCATTTTTTATCAAGTCCAAATGAGTTAGTACACCCATGATCCTAGGCATACCATGAACTTGACAGATATTTAAGAATTCAAATATTTCCATCTCGAAGCCAAACGAAGCATCTATTAAGAGTAGCACTAAGTCTGCTACTTTGGCGATGTCTATCATACTGTTTATGTCATTGTTACATTCCATGAAAGTAATTCTCCTCTTTTTACCAGAGACGACCGTAACGGGCCCAAGAATATTAGTCAACGGTTGTTTCACATAGCTCTTGATGAGGCATTGAATAACTAAGGATTTACCGACTTTTGGGGGGCCAACGATTGCGACTAAAATTGGTGGAGGTTCAACGGGTGTCCTATCAACCAACGGTATGTGCTGTTTCTTTGTATCTATATCTTGTTTCCGCCTAAATCGTCTTTCCGCCTTAATAGcggaattgaatgtaaatgctttcgGATTTTTTTGCTTATCCGTCAGTTCTTGAACGTGATCCTTtttggctttctttttctccgctTTGCGACCGGCATTGCGTTCCCTGTGAGTTTTATGAGTAACAACATCCTCCGATTCATTCGTCATTTCTTCCCTTTCTTTATGCAACTTATATCTTACAGTTGTCGCAAATATGTTTCATCCGCAACGCATGTCGTGCTTCTCCCGTTCGAACGCATTTCACTTTAATAGGTTAGGTACTAATAGGTTATGTACACTTCTCGCATGTTTTTATTACCGACGAGATGTATGAAGATGTAGGTAAGGCAGATCATTTTAGTGTCGCTCGCGACATCACCGACTCGCGCGCTGAATGATTCAAATTAAGATCGAACGTCGTGGCGGTGGTTTGCAATACCGACGATGCTGGTAGTAATTTCTTACAGTTTGTAATCAAATATGTATGCAGATACGTTACGTCTCGTCGCGCGTCGTCACCTCGTGAAATTGGAAATTTATAGTACACGCTAAAA
This sequence is a window from Xylocopa sonorina isolate GNS202 chromosome 6, iyXylSono1_principal, whole genome shotgun sequence. Protein-coding genes within it:
- the LOC143424921 gene encoding ribosome biogenesis protein BMS1 homolog; translation: MTNESEDVVTHKTHRERNAGRKAEKKKAKKDHVQELTDKQKNPKAFTFNSAIKAERRFRRKQDIDTKKQHIPLVDRTPVEPPPILVAIVGPPKVGKSLVIQCLIKSYVKQPLTNILGPVTVVSGKKRRITFMECNNDINSMIDIAKVADLVLLLIDASFGFEMEIFEFLNICQVHGMPRIMGVLTHLDLIKNAKQLRRTKKTLKQRFWTEVYAGAKLFYLSGLVHGEYLRTEVKNLSRFISVMKFRPLTWRTMHPYILADRVEDLTAPELIRQNPKVDRTISLYGYIRGIPMNKETSIHIPGCGDVKIKDISFLPDPCPLPEELKKRALLEKERLIYAPFSGVGGIVYDKDAVYVELGGSHSHQEDETGLVGALMDTQETLDQKLQYSELQLFSNTAAIKSQDVNENFDSYRGETVVDNGRIRRKVLFPDSESLMKSSDVSDDSDREDIQNEEVSSYREEGNENDVEKTEYSQEDSDENVEDMKLSEENEGNINGIMRMERSIKRKSEGDLKLESKLKRRRSSSANSDSEVNDEDDDDTSNAKQIPSSSTKSSGSKILNNVDIYHSLSKESDILIKNKITEALNRLNACSNKKNKKANSDSESFDEFSDEDSRDRLEMDDSEEEVESEREIFKEESESNEIDNLDENDKIESEEEIVDELKWKSNLAEKAKEAFQDRQRNNKNFMKIVYGVFDRNYVEEEKEEGEDEEMGETEEIGGIFHVVRERQKRKIQERELQNKEECIFFPGTERDWSCDENKVLVMNRFVTGKWKESEDAEELLKLDDINDEELYGDFEDLETGEKHEAEPAKETTSVEMEEKKKLLEKKKKLKEQFDLEYDNGESKTYYDELKLEVERQANLNKSEFEGIDDDVRVQLEGYRPGMYVRVEIEAIPCELITHLDPTYPLIIGGLLHGEENIGYVQTRIKKHRWYSKILKSKDPLILSVGWRRFQTLPIFSKLEDNLRNRMLKYTPEHVACMAHFWGPITPQGTGVLAVQDVATRVPGFRIAATGSIVEMDKSTQIMKKLKLTGVPMKIYKKTAFIKDMFNTALEVAKFEGAKIKTVSGIRGQIKKAVSKPAGCFRATFEDKILLSDIVFCRTWYKVDVPKFYNPVTSLLLPSEEKSHWQGMKTTGQLKREKSIRAPANKDSMYTPIERETKVFKPLSIPRSLQKELPYRDKPKLSTFGKRKSNLKKGRVAVVREPKEANVAKLLKMIKTNYAHKQKQLKEATKQRVEAHQAQIAAVEARKLKRQKELKKHVFRELAKFEKKRKLYCQNICFIENILDKLQHRYITKIYY